From a region of the Narcine bancroftii isolate sNarBan1 chromosome 5, sNarBan1.hap1, whole genome shotgun sequence genome:
- the LOC138764591 gene encoding zinc finger protein 235-like, with amino-acid sequence MEKPCKCGDCGKGFRYPSQLETHRRSHTGERPFTCSECGKGFALSSSLQLHQRVHSDKRPFKCSDCGNSFKISADLIKHQLVHTDERPYSCSHCEKRFRQSSHLIQHRRVHTGERPFTCSVCGRGFTHASNLRTHQRVHTGERIFTCTVCGKGFTQSSNLRTHQRVHTGERPFTCTVCEKGFTNSSHLLTHQLVHYDKRAFKCPDCEKSFKSAKDLRMHQRIHTGERPFICSICGKGFTLSSNLQTHQRAHTGERPFNCSVCGKGFNRSSNLLRHQRVHTRERPFTCSVCQKGFTRSSHLLRHQRVHK; translated from the coding sequence ATGGAGAAACCATGTAAATGTGGGGACTGTGGGAAGGGATTCCGTTATCCTTCCCAGCTGGAAACGCATCGTCGCagtcacactggggagaggccgttcACCTGCTCCGAATGTGGGAAGGGCTTTGCTCTGTCATCCAGCCTCCAGTTGCATCAACGGGTTCACAGCGACAAGAGGCCTTTCAAGTGCTCTGACTGTGGGAACTCTTTTAAAATATCCGCCGATCTAATTAAGCACCAGCTTGTTCACACCGACGAGAGACCGTACAGCTGCTCCCACTGTGAGAAGCGGTTCAGGCAATCATCTCACCTCATCCAGCATCGGCgagttcacaccggggagaggccgttcacttgttctgtgtgtgggagggggttCACACACGCATCGAACCTTCGGACGCACCAGCGTGTTCATACAGGAGAGAGGATATTCACCTGCACTGTGTGTGGGAAAGGATTCACGCAGTCTTCCAATCTCCGGAcgcaccagcgggttcacacgggtgagaggcccttcacctgcaccGTGTGCGAGAAAGGTTTCACCAATTCGTCCCACCTTCTGACACACCAACTTGTCCACTATGACAAGAGGGCTTTTAAATGCCCTGACTGTGAGAAGAGCTTTAAAAGCGCTAAGGACTTGCGGATGCATCAGCGGATTCACACCGGAGAGAGGCCATTCATTTGCTCCATCTGTGGGAAAGGGTTCACTCTGTCGTCCAATCTCCAGACACACCAAAGGgctcacactggggagaggcctttCAACTGTTCTGTCTGCGGGAAGGGGTTCAATCGGTCGTCCAATTTGCTGAGGCACCAGCGTGTTCACACGAGGGAaaggccattcacctgctccgTGTGCCAGAAGGGGTTTACCAGATCCTCCCATCTGCTGAGACACCAGCGTGTCCACAAGTGA